The Enterobacter mori genomic interval ACGAGATTAAAACAGGCGAATACCTTAGCAAGGGGCTGACGGAGGCGGGCTTTGTGGTGGACTACGCTGACAATGGCCTGAACGGATATCATCTCGCTATGACCGCCGGGTATGATCTCCTGATTCTGGATATCATGCTGCCTGATGTGAACGGCTGGGATATCGTGCGCATGCTGCGTTCTGCCGGGAAAGGGATGCCGATACTGTTACTGACGGCCCTCGGCACGATTGAACACCGGGTTAAGGGGCTTGAGCTGGGCGCTGATGACTACCTGGTAAAACCTTTCGCGTTTGCTGAGCTTCTCGCTCGGGTGAGAACGCTCCTAAGGCGTGGTAATACGGCGATAGCCGAGAGCCAGTTCAACGTGGCGGACCTGATGATCGATCTCATCTCCAGGAAGGTCACCCGCGCCGGAAACCGTGTTCTGTTAACCAGCAAAGAGTTCAGCCTGCTGGAGTTTTTCATCCGTCATCAGGGCGAAGTCCTGCCCCGTTCCCTGATTGCTTCGCAGGTGTGGGACATGAACTTTGACAGCGACACCAACGCCATTGACGTCGCGGTTAAGCGCCTGCGCGCCAAAATAGACAATGATTATGAGCCAAAACTGATCCAGACCGTCCGCGGTGTCGGCTATATGCTGGAGGCGCCGGATGCAAAATAAGCCCGCCAGGCGTCCTTTCTCTCTTGCCCTGAGGCTGACGTTTTTTATCAGTCTCTCCACGATCCTCGCTTTTTTCGCCTTTACCTGGTTTATGCTGCATTCGGTTGAAAAGCATTTTGCCGAACAGGATATTAGCGATCTGCAGCAAATCAGTACCGCAATGCACCGCATACTGCAGTCACCGGCCGATCCCGATGAACGAAAGGTCAGTAAAATCAAAGAGTCGATTGCCAGTTACCGCAACGTCGCCGTGCTACTTTTGGATCCTCAGGGGAATGAACTGTTCAGTTCCGCGCAAGGCGCGGCATTACGCCCTGCGGTAAATACGGCGGATTTTGGCACACACCGTCGCGCGCAGGATGTGTTTCTCTGGACGGTAGAAGATCCTGCCATGCCCGCGCATTCCGGCCCCGAAATGAAAATGGAAACCTACCGAATTATCGCCTCTTCTGGAACGGCAGCATTTCAGGGAAAAACGCAGAACTACGTCATGCTTATCGGGCTTTCCATCAATTTTCATCTTCACTACCTCGATGCGCTGAAAAAGAATCTGCTCGCGATTGCTGCTGTTATCAGCGTGCTGATTATTCTGGTCATCCGCATCGCGGTTCGCCAGGGACACCTGCCCCTGCGTAACGTCAGCACCGCTATCAAAAATATCACCTCTGAAAATCTGGATGTGCGGCTGGAGCCGTCCCGCGTGCCTGTTGAGCTGGAACAGCTGGTGATCTCGTTCAACCATATGATTGAAAAAATTGAGGATGTCTTTACCCGTCAGGCCAATTTTTCTGCCGATATCGCGCACGAAATCAGAACCCCCATCACCAACCTGATGACGCAGACCGAGATTGCGCTAAGCCAGAACCGGACGCAGAAAGAGCTTGAAGACGTGCTCTATTCCAGCCTTGAAGAGTACACCCGGATGACCCGCATGGTCAGCGACATGCTGTTTCTCGCGCAGGCGGATAATAACCAGCTGATCCCTGACCGGGTCATGTTTGATTTACGTGCAGAGGTGATGAAAGTTTTCGATTTCTTCGAAGCCTGGGCGGAAGAGCGCAACATCACGCTGAAATTTAACGGGATGCCCTGCCTGCTTGAAGGGGATCCCCAGATGTTCAGGCGAGCGATCAATAACCTGTTGTCCAATGCCCTGCGTTATACGCCGGAAGCACAGGCCGTGACCGTCTCACTCACAGAACAAGAGAGCGATTTTGTTCTGATGATTGAAAACCCCGGAACGCCCATCCCGGAAGAACATTTGCCGAGACTGTTCGACCGTTTCTATCGGGTGGATCCGTCCAGGCAACGTAAAGGCGAAGGCAGCGGGATCGGGCTTGCTATCGTCAAGTCCATTGTGGTTGCCCATCATGGAAAAGTGCGTGTGGAATCTGACGCTCGCTCGACGCGGTTCATCTTGTCTGTGCCAAAGGCGATACCGCGCTAAGGCTCACTGCGCATCCTGACAGACTTCGCGCACTTTTTCTCTCAGCCAACGGTGCCCCGGATCCTGCTCCATGCGCGGGTGCCACATCTGGGAAACCGTGATGATCCGGGCTTTAAACGGCAGTTCGAAGACGTGCAAACTTTCCGTCATGGTTTGATTGCGCAGATACAGTGCGGGAACCATCGCAATGAGATCGGACGCCAGCGCCACGGATAACGCCGTCGGGAAGCCCGGCACCACGCTGGCCACTTTACGTTTCATACCCTGTTCCGCCAGAACGTCATCGACAAAGCCGTGTAACGAACCGTCGGGCGAGGCGACCACATGGCCCCATGACACATAATCGTTGATGCTAATTGTCGACAGCGCGGCCAGCGGATGCCCTTTGCGTACCGCACCCACAAACCGGTCGTGAAATAACCGCTGCAAACGTATCTCCGGTCCCATATTGCTCTGTACGCCAATTTCCAGGTCAACCAGCCCCTCACGCAGATACCGCGACGTTTTTTCAGGCTTTGGTGCGAAGCGTATACAGACCTCAGGGGCAGCCGCGGCAATGGCGGCAATCAGCGAAGGACCAAAGGCCACCACGAAGCCATCATTTGCCCGAATGGTGAAAAGTCGCGCCAGATTTTGGACGTTAAGCGTCTCGGTGGAGGGCTGGAGCACCGCCCTCGCCTCGTGCACGGCGTTTCTGGCCCGGTCCCGGGAGGCTTCTGCCCAGGGCGTCAGCACCATATGACGCCCGGCCCGAACCAGAATCGGATCGCCGGTTACTTCACGCAGCCTGCTCAGCGTTCGGCTCATGGCCGAAGTGCTGAGGTTTAAAAGCCGCGCCGCAGCCGCTACGCTGGCTTCAGCCAGCAAAACGTCGAGGGCAACCAGCAAATTAAAATCAGGGTCGGTCACGTTATCTCCTCATATAAGGCGTTATACGCAACGAATGAGTGCACAGGCTGCGTCTTCCGCCTTGTATACCCCATGATTATAGTTTCGTCATCACTATTCTTTTCTGGAGTAAATATCATGACGCTGTTTTCAAACCAGCCCGGCGATGAGGGATTACCGGGACACGAACGTGCACGGGTCATGGTCGCTCTGATGACCACTACGCTGATGGGCGTCTTCGATGGGACCATGATTAACGTTGCGCTGCCCTCTATGGCAAGCGCGATGCAGGTCTCAGCGAATGTCGCAGTATGGTTTGCCAACAGTTACCTGCTGTCGGCGGCGATGACGCTGGCTATCTTTGCCGCGCTGGCAGCGCGCATGGGCTATCGCCCGGTGTTTCTGGCAGGTCTTGCGACGTTCACGCTGACCTCCCTTGGCTGCGCGATGGCGACGACGCCCGACATGCTGATCGGGATGCGCGTTTTGCAAGGCATAGGGGGGGCGGCCACGTTGAGTATCGCCCCGGCAATACTGCGCTCCGTTTTCCCGGGACGACTGCTTGGCCGCGTTCTGGGGCTGCACGCCCTGCTGATTGCCGCCAGCACGGCCATAGCGCCGGTGCTGGGCGGCACGATCCTGGAGGCACTGCGCTGGGAATGGCTGTTTGCGATTAACATTATTCCGGGAAGTGTCGCACTGCTGCTGGCCTGTAAGGCATTACCGCGCGGTTCGGCTTCCAGTAAAACGCCCTTTGACACCGCAGGTGCTGTGCTCTCGGCGGTTCTGTTAGGTTCGACGATCATGACCGCGAACAGTTTCCAGCACGTCAGCCATGAGGCCGCGTTCTGGGCGAGTATTGCCCTGCTCAGCATCGCCGCGTTCATCTGGCATATTCGCCGCGTCCAAAGTCCCTTGCTGCCCCCCGTTATCTTCCGCAACGGTCGCTTTACGCTCGCCGCACTCACCTCACTTGCGTCGTTTGTCAGCCAGGGCATTACCTTTATCGCGCTGCCGTTTCTGTTTCAAAGCGTGTATGGCTACAGCCCGCTGGAATCGGCCCTTCTGTTCACGCCCTGGCCGATTGGCATCGTGTTGATTGCCCCGCACGCGGGCCGTTGGGCAGATACGATTTCAGCGCCGCTGATTTCGACCATCGGGCTGATGATTTTTGCCGTTGGGTTGATCCTGCTGGCGACGTTACCGGCAAGCCCTCCCACATGGGATATCTGCCTGCGCAGTCTGGTGTGCGGTATTGGGTTTGGCTGCTTCCAGAGCCCCAATAATCGGGAAATGCTCGCTAACGTGGCGCGGGAGAATGCCAGCTATGCATCCGGGGTATTGTCCATCGTCAGGACCTTCGGGCAGTGTCTGGGGGCGGCCGTGGTTGGGGTCTGGCTGGCTGCGACGACGGGCTCGAATCAGGCCGTTCACTTTGCGCTGTGGACTGCGGTGTTAGCCTCGGCCGGGTCGGTGTTGTTTAGCCTGAGCCGACTGCGCCCTGTCGTTCGGGCATCCGCCTGATTCGCCCGGCGGCGCTACGCTTGCACGGACCTACAGGAAATGTGAATTTCACAATGTAGGCCGGTTAAGCGCAGCGCCACCCGGCAAAAAGACGACGCGTTTGTTTACTCCAGCGCCAGCAGCGCAAAGCTCGCCAGCCAGTGCCCGCCGCTGTAGTGGCTGCCCACTACATGCTTCACGCTTGCCGCCAGGTGTTTCGCCACGGCATCACGCATTGCCTGCTGCTCCGGATGGCTCTCCGGCAGCGCCTTTGCAATGTGCTTCATACACCAGGCGCGGCTGAGGTTTAACCCGTCCAGATGGGCAATTTTCGGGTCGGTACGGTCGCTCACCTCCGCCGGGTTCATCAGTGCCGCAACAGTCCCTACATCAGGGAGGAATTTATCAAACCATGCCGGGAAGGTATCCGCTACCTTGCTCATCAGCAGCGCCTCGGTCAGCGCGCCGGAAATATACTCATCGCCGCCCGGTTCGTAGTGCGCAGGATAGCGCGTATCTGCGAGATAAAACCGCTCAGCTGCCGTCAGAATCGCCTGCTCCAGCGCACCGTCTTGCACGGCGCGGGCGTAATCGAGCGCCAGCGCGAGGGCAAACGCCGTGTTGTAATGCGTTCCAACGCGGATCGGATAGGTGAGCTTGCTGAGGTAATCCACCAGCCGGTTGCGAATATCCTGGGTTAACGGCTCAAGCGTTTGGTACCAGACTGCGGCCTGCGGCAGCGCCGACTGTTTCAACTCCTGAGCCAGCGCCAGCAGCCATCCGTAGCCATACGGTCGTTCGAACGACGCGCGGAACGGCGCGGTGAAATAGGCCAGCTCTTTCGCCACATTCTCATCGGTCAGATGCTCGTCAATAAGCGCGACAATTTCATTCCGACACGGTAGCTCTGGGTAGAGGCGCACGCAGCGCAGCAGCAGCCAGTAGCCGTGCACCGCCGAGTGCCAGTCAAAACAGCCGTAGAAAATGGGGTGCAGCTCGCGAGGCGGCAGAACATCGCCATCATCATTCAGCAGGTGCATGATGTGGTTCGGGTATTCCTGGCGCAAATAGGTCAAAGGCATGCGAGCAAACGCGTCTGCCTGATGTTGCGTTAATTCCATATCAGCTCCTTAGCGAAACACGAGGAAATACATTAAGAACACGTTCACCACCAGCAGGGTTAACGCGGTCGGGATCTGGATCTTGATCACCTGATATTTGTCTTTCAGCTCCAGCAGCGCGGCGGGAACGATATTGAAGTTCGCGGCCATCGGCGTCATCAGCGTGCCGCAATAGCCCGCGTACATGCCAATTGCCAGCAGCGGTGCCGGGTTGCCGTGATGCACGTTAATCAGGAACGGTAAGGCGATACCGGCACTTAATACCGGGAAAGCGGCAAAGGCATTACCCATGATCATGGTAAATAGCGCCATACCCACGCAGTAAATCACCACCAGCATGAAGCGGCTATCCGGGTTCACGAACAGGCTGACCACCTTCTGCACCGAATCGCCGGTATTGGCCGCCACGAACACGCCGCCGAGCATCGCCAGCATCTGCGGCAGGATCACCGCCCAGCCGATGGTGTCGACAAGACGACGAGACTGGCGGATAGCGTGCAGCGGCGTACCCTTCGTTAGCCACCATCCGGTGAGGATCGCCGCGACGCAGGCCACGCACAGCGCCGCCAGGGTAAGCTGTTTCTGGTCGAGGAGATAAACGCCGCCAATCGACACGCCCTTCAGGAACAGCGTCCCGATAACCGTCACCACCGGGATCATCAGCGCTGGCAGGAACAGCCAGTTTTTAAGCCGGTTTGACGACGCAACGCGCTCCTCGTCGGAGGCCATTTTATAGTGCCCCTTTCCGACCAGACCAAAGCCCGCCAGCAGCGCAATAGCGATGACGCCGCCGCCAATGATCCGATACGCCAGCGATTTCCCCAGCTCCTGCACCATCAGATCGCCAAACAGGAAGATCCCGCCGAATAAAAACCAGAACAGCGCGGTGGTAAAACGCTTCGGATTGGCGCGATCGCGCAGGGTCATCACGACCAGCAGCATCACGACAAAGCCGATGAGGTAGTACACGCGGTTAATGGTGATAAGCGTCATCATTGCGCCACCTCCTGTTTACCCTGCTCTGCACGCCAGGCCATGACGTCACGACGAATGCTGGCATCCAGGCGCAGCAGGCGAGCCATATGAATAATTAATGCCGCAATGGCGGTGGGAATAGCCCACAGACCGATATGCAGCGGTTCGATCCCCTGGATCCCGTTTTCTTTCAGGAAGGCGTCAATCAGCAGAACCGCACCGAAGGCGATAAAGATGTCCTCGCCAAAAAAGACCGCGATATTGTCGCACGCGGCGGCATGGGCTTTGATTTTGTCGCGGATATGCTGCGGCAGATCGCCGTATTCGTTCAGCGCCGCCCCTTCGGCCATCGGGGCCAGCAGCGGGCGCACCGTCTGGGCATGACCGCCAAGAGACATCAATCCCAGCGCTGCGGTGCCTTCACGGGCGACAAAATAGAGCATCAGAATGCGTGCCGAGGTCGCGCTGGCGATCTTCGCCACCCAGGCCTGGGCGCGCTCTTTCAGCCCGTAATATTCCAGCAGACCAATCACCGGCAGGATCAGAATGAAGGTGGCCAGCGATCGGCTATTCACGAACTTTTCGCCGAAAGTCTCCAGCAGCATGCCGAAATCCATTCCGACCAGCAGACCCGTCGCCAGCCCCGCCACCACGACCACCAGCAGCGGGTTGAAGCGCAGTGCAAAACCAATAACCACGATCGGTATCCCGATCAGCGGCAACAGCGTAGTACCGTCCATAAACGTTTACCCTATCCAAAGTGAGCGTTGCGCGCCGACGGCTATTTTTTTAATTTGCGGCGAGCGATGTTGTGTTTTTTCGTCAGGCTTCGAAAAACCTGCGCTAAAAAGCTATATCTGAACCTCAAAAACATGTAAACAATTTATCAATAAAATGTTCTTATTTTATCGATGAGTTTACATTTCTGGCTAAGGAACGTTATGACCTCAAAAAAGGGTGTTGCCTCAAACCACGACGATATTACGGATGGCCGCATCGTCTCCTCTCGCCACCTGGTGTCGGAACGCTGTGCGGAGCTATCGGAGCTGGAATACGCGCTGATCATGACCAGCAACGCGTTTAACAAATGGATGGTGCGCTGCATGACGGCGGCCGGCGATCCGGATATGGGGGCGTTTGACGTGTCGCTGCTGCATCATGTGAATCATCGCAACCGCAAGAAAAAGCTGGCCGATATCTGCTTCGTGCTGAACGTGGAAGATACGCACGTGGTGACGTATGCTCTGAAAAAGCTGGTTAAGGCGGGCTACGTAACGAGTGAGAAAGCGGGCAAGGAACTCTTCTTCTCCACGACGGAGGAAGGCAAAGCCTTATGCATGAAGTACCGCGACGTGCGGGAAGCCTGCCTGATTAATATTCATGGAGAGAGCGGTATTTCAGGAACGTCTATCGGGGAAACCGCGCAGCTGCTGCGCACGATCTCCTCCCTGTATGATACCGCCGCGCGTGCGGCGGCATCGCTGTGAGTTAAGGACGTCTGAAAAGCGAGATACTGCGTCCGGCCAGTTCGTAATCTACGGCCTGGGTGATAACCGTTCCGGAGGCAGTATCTTCAGCCGTAGACAGCTCAAGCACCCATCCACCTTCCCCAAACAGCGGGATCTGGAAGGGAACCGGGCCTTCAAACGGGTTAAACAACATCAGCACATCGTGCCAGATGCCCTCCTCCTGTTTGAGATCCGGCCTGCTGATGGAAACGCCAAGCGTTGAGCCCTCATCCCACTGCTCGGCCTGCTGCGGCCCCCCTCCGGCATTAAACCAGCGGATCTCCAGCCCGTCGCGCCAGCTTTCACGACGCAGTAACGGCTGCGATGCGCGTAAGGCAATGAGCCGTCGGGTAAACTCGCGCAGCGCCGTGTCGTTTTCGGTTAGCCCCTTCCAGTCGATCCACGAAATCTCACTGTCCTGGCAGTAGCCGTTATTATTACCCTTCTGCGTGCGGCCAAACTCGTCGCCCGCCAGCAGCATCGGCGTGCCGTGGGAGAACAGCAGAGTGGTCAGGAAATTACGTTTCTGCCGCTCGCGCGTGGCAATAATATCCAGGTTCTCCGTCGGCCCCTCTTCGCCATAGTTGTACGAGCGATTATCGTTATGCCCGTCGTTATTGTCCTCGCCGTTGTCGGCGTTGTGCTTCTCGTTGTACGACACCAGGTCGTTCAGTGTAAAGCCGTCATGGGCGGTGATGAAGTTGACGCTGGCCCACGGACGACGTCCGCGCAGATCGTAGAGATCGCCGGAGCCCAGCAGACGGGCGGCAAAATCGTTTGAGACATTATCGCCCTTCCAGTATTCACGCACCGTGTCGCGGTATTTGTCGTTCCACTCGCCCCAGCCCGGCGGGAAACCGCCGACCTGATAGCCGCCGGGACCGATATCCCAGGGTTCACCAATCAGCTTGAGTTTAGAGAGCACCGGATCCTGTGTGACCGCGTCGAAGAAACCGCCGCGCGGATCAAACCCTTCCGGCTCGCGGCCGAGGATGGTCCCTAAGTCAAAGCGGAAACCGTCAATATGCATCGATTCCGCCCAGTAGCGCAGGGAATCCATCACCATCTGCAGCACGCGCGGGTGCGAGGTGTTAACCGTGTTTCCCGTCCCGGTGTCGTTAATGTAATAGCGGTGCTGGCCCGGCAGCGTGCGGTAATAGCTGTAGTTATCAATGCCCTTAAACGAAAGCGTTGGCCCCAGCTCGTTACCTTCCGCCGTATGGTTATACACCACGTCCAGAATCACCTCGATGCCCGCGTCATGATACGCACGCACCATGTTGCGGAAACCCTGGATCCCCGCCGGGCCGTAGTAGCGCGACGCCGGAGCGAAAAAGCCCAGCGTGTTATAGCCCCAGAAGTTTTTCAGCCCGCGGTCAAGCAGATGCTGGTCGTCCGGAAACCAGTGAACCGGGAGCAGCTCAACCGAGGTGATGCCAAGACTTTTGATGTACTCGACCGAGGCTTTGTGTCCCATCCCCTCAAACGTGCCGCGCAGTTCGGGCGGAATGGCCGGGTTCATCTGGGTAAAGCCTTTCACGTGGCTCTCATAGACAACGGTATGCGACCAGGGCACGTTCGGCCGGTTGTTGTCCTGCCAGTCGAAAGCGTCCGGATCGATAACCTTACATTTGGGCGTGAACGGCGCGCTATCGCGGGTATCAAAACTGAGATCGAGTTCATCATGCCCAAGCTCATAGCCAAAATGGGCGTCGTTCCAGTCGATATCGCCCACCAGTTCACGGGCGTAGGGGTCAATAAGCAACTTATGCGGGTTGAAGCGATGTCCGCTTTCCGGGGCGTAGGGACCGTAGACGCGATAGCCGTACAGCGCGCCGGGCTTGAGATCGGGCACGTAGCCGTGCCAGACCTCATGGGTATATTCCGGGAGTTCCAGTCGGGCAATTTCCGTTTTCCCGGACGGGTCAAACAGACAGAGCTCCACCCGCTCTGCGTGCGCGGAGAAGAGCGCAAAGTTCACGCCTTTTCCGTCATAGTTTGCGCCCAACAGCTGGCCATGACCGGCCCGAATTTCAAACCTGTTATCCTTTGCCATTTTTGTTCTCCACGATTATTCGCAGGTAAGCAGAACCAATACACATCCCTTTTCTGACGTTAGATCCAGCGTCTCTTGCAGAACGCGGCTTTCACCGCTGAACACATCGCGATAGCGCTTCCCGACCAGCTCGTCGGGTATGGCTACCGAGGTATTGACCCACAGTTTTTCGTTCCTGGTGACAGTGAAAACCAGGCGCGGCACAGCAACAATCAGCGCCTGGTCGTCCTTAACGCGCGCATACACAATCAGATGCTCCTCGCGCTCACCGGTCACTTTAAGCGGCAGCCAGTCGCCGTAGCGGAACAGCACCGGGTAGTGCGGGCGCAGCCGCAGCAGCGTGGCAGTGACATACTGCTTCACGCGCCCGTCCCGCCAGCACTGCTCGTCG includes:
- the glgX gene encoding glycogen debranching protein GlgX; translation: MAKDNRFEIRAGHGQLLGANYDGKGVNFALFSAHAERVELCLFDPSGKTEIARLELPEYTHEVWHGYVPDLKPGALYGYRVYGPYAPESGHRFNPHKLLIDPYARELVGDIDWNDAHFGYELGHDELDLSFDTRDSAPFTPKCKVIDPDAFDWQDNNRPNVPWSHTVVYESHVKGFTQMNPAIPPELRGTFEGMGHKASVEYIKSLGITSVELLPVHWFPDDQHLLDRGLKNFWGYNTLGFFAPASRYYGPAGIQGFRNMVRAYHDAGIEVILDVVYNHTAEGNELGPTLSFKGIDNYSYYRTLPGQHRYYINDTGTGNTVNTSHPRVLQMVMDSLRYWAESMHIDGFRFDLGTILGREPEGFDPRGGFFDAVTQDPVLSKLKLIGEPWDIGPGGYQVGGFPPGWGEWNDKYRDTVREYWKGDNVSNDFAARLLGSGDLYDLRGRRPWASVNFITAHDGFTLNDLVSYNEKHNADNGEDNNDGHNDNRSYNYGEEGPTENLDIIATRERQKRNFLTTLLFSHGTPMLLAGDEFGRTQKGNNNGYCQDSEISWIDWKGLTENDTALREFTRRLIALRASQPLLRRESWRDGLEIRWFNAGGGPQQAEQWDEGSTLGVSISRPDLKQEEGIWHDVLMLFNPFEGPVPFQIPLFGEGGWVLELSTAEDTASGTVITQAVDYELAGRSISLFRRP
- a CDS encoding DUF969 domain-containing protein yields the protein MDGTTLLPLIGIPIVVIGFALRFNPLLVVVVAGLATGLLVGMDFGMLLETFGEKFVNSRSLATFILILPVIGLLEYYGLKERAQAWVAKIASATSARILMLYFVAREGTAALGLMSLGGHAQTVRPLLAPMAEGAALNEYGDLPQHIRDKIKAHAAACDNIAVFFGEDIFIAFGAVLLIDAFLKENGIQGIEPLHIGLWAIPTAIAALIIHMARLLRLDASIRRDVMAWRAEQGKQEVAQ
- a CDS encoding copper/silver response regulator transcription factor, which translates into the protein MKILIVEDEIKTGEYLSKGLTEAGFVVDYADNGLNGYHLAMTAGYDLLILDIMLPDVNGWDIVRMLRSAGKGMPILLLTALGTIEHRVKGLELGADDYLVKPFAFAELLARVRTLLRRGNTAIAESQFNVADLMIDLISRKVTRAGNRVLLTSKEFSLLEFFIRHQGEVLPRSLIASQVWDMNFDSDTNAIDVAVKRLRAKIDNDYEPKLIQTVRGVGYMLEAPDAK
- a CDS encoding winged helix DNA-binding protein, with the protein product MTSKKGVASNHDDITDGRIVSSRHLVSERCAELSELEYALIMTSNAFNKWMVRCMTAAGDPDMGAFDVSLLHHVNHRNRKKKLADICFVLNVEDTHVVTYALKKLVKAGYVTSEKAGKELFFSTTEEGKALCMKYRDVREACLINIHGESGISGTSIGETAQLLRTISSLYDTAARAAASL
- a CDS encoding DUF979 domain-containing protein, with the translated sequence MMTLITINRVYYLIGFVVMLLVVMTLRDRANPKRFTTALFWFLFGGIFLFGDLMVQELGKSLAYRIIGGGVIAIALLAGFGLVGKGHYKMASDEERVASSNRLKNWLFLPALMIPVVTVIGTLFLKGVSIGGVYLLDQKQLTLAALCVACVAAILTGWWLTKGTPLHAIRQSRRLVDTIGWAVILPQMLAMLGGVFVAANTGDSVQKVVSLFVNPDSRFMLVVIYCVGMALFTMIMGNAFAAFPVLSAGIALPFLINVHHGNPAPLLAIGMYAGYCGTLMTPMAANFNIVPAALLELKDKYQVIKIQIPTALTLLVVNVFLMYFLVFR
- a CDS encoding DUF2891 domain-containing protein, which encodes MELTQHQADAFARMPLTYLRQEYPNHIMHLLNDDGDVLPPRELHPIFYGCFDWHSAVHGYWLLLRCVRLYPELPCRNEIVALIDEHLTDENVAKELAYFTAPFRASFERPYGYGWLLALAQELKQSALPQAAVWYQTLEPLTQDIRNRLVDYLSKLTYPIRVGTHYNTAFALALALDYARAVQDGALEQAILTAAERFYLADTRYPAHYEPGGDEYISGALTEALLMSKVADTFPAWFDKFLPDVGTVAALMNPAEVSDRTDPKIAHLDGLNLSRAWCMKHIAKALPESHPEQQAMRDAVAKHLAASVKHVVGSHYSGGHWLASFALLALE
- a CDS encoding Cu(+)/Ag(+) sensor histidine kinase translates to MQNKPARRPFSLALRLTFFISLSTILAFFAFTWFMLHSVEKHFAEQDISDLQQISTAMHRILQSPADPDERKVSKIKESIASYRNVAVLLLDPQGNELFSSAQGAALRPAVNTADFGTHRRAQDVFLWTVEDPAMPAHSGPEMKMETYRIIASSGTAAFQGKTQNYVMLIGLSINFHLHYLDALKKNLLAIAAVISVLIILVIRIAVRQGHLPLRNVSTAIKNITSENLDVRLEPSRVPVELEQLVISFNHMIEKIEDVFTRQANFSADIAHEIRTPITNLMTQTEIALSQNRTQKELEDVLYSSLEEYTRMTRMVSDMLFLAQADNNQLIPDRVMFDLRAEVMKVFDFFEAWAEERNITLKFNGMPCLLEGDPQMFRRAINNLLSNALRYTPEAQAVTVSLTEQESDFVLMIENPGTPIPEEHLPRLFDRFYRVDPSRQRKGEGSGIGLAIVKSIVVAHHGKVRVESDARSTRFILSVPKAIPR
- a CDS encoding MFS transporter, with protein sequence MTLFSNQPGDEGLPGHERARVMVALMTTTLMGVFDGTMINVALPSMASAMQVSANVAVWFANSYLLSAAMTLAIFAALAARMGYRPVFLAGLATFTLTSLGCAMATTPDMLIGMRVLQGIGGAATLSIAPAILRSVFPGRLLGRVLGLHALLIAASTAIAPVLGGTILEALRWEWLFAINIIPGSVALLLACKALPRGSASSKTPFDTAGAVLSAVLLGSTIMTANSFQHVSHEAAFWASIALLSIAAFIWHIRRVQSPLLPPVIFRNGRFTLAALTSLASFVSQGITFIALPFLFQSVYGYSPLESALLFTPWPIGIVLIAPHAGRWADTISAPLISTIGLMIFAVGLILLATLPASPPTWDICLRSLVCGIGFGCFQSPNNREMLANVARENASYASGVLSIVRTFGQCLGAAVVGVWLAATTGSNQAVHFALWTAVLASAGSVLFSLSRLRPVVRASA
- a CDS encoding LysR family transcriptional regulator; the encoded protein is MTDPDFNLLVALDVLLAEASVAAAARLLNLSTSAMSRTLSRLREVTGDPILVRAGRHMVLTPWAEASRDRARNAVHEARAVLQPSTETLNVQNLARLFTIRANDGFVVAFGPSLIAAIAAAAPEVCIRFAPKPEKTSRYLREGLVDLEIGVQSNMGPEIRLQRLFHDRFVGAVRKGHPLAALSTISINDYVSWGHVVASPDGSLHGFVDDVLAEQGMKRKVASVVPGFPTALSVALASDLIAMVPALYLRNQTMTESLHVFELPFKARIITVSQMWHPRMEQDPGHRWLREKVREVCQDAQ